Genomic window (Cydia amplana chromosome 11, ilCydAmpl1.1, whole genome shotgun sequence):
ACCTGGCACcaccacctcggccgctccagcCCCCGCGCCATGACCGCCCGCGATTGGCCGGTCCGCGGCCTCCATTGCCACGCCGATTAGCCCCAAAAGGGCTTCCGAAACTGCTGCCACGCATGACTTGCGGGCACATCCTACGCAAATGCCCCTTAATTTTGCACACGTCACACACGTATTGACTAAACTTGCACTCCGTTTGTCGATGATGAGGGTCGCCGCACGACTCGCATAAACCACGACCTGCGCTGACCGGTTGAATCTTATGCACTGTTTTTACATCGTTCCGCTCGCTATAATTATCCTTATCTCCGATTGCATGTGAATCCCGCTCGGCCGCCTCCAGCGTAGTAGCAATCGTAACCGCCTTATTATAAGTCAGTTTTTCCTCTGCAAATAATCGCTGTCTAACAAAATCACTACTTACGCCACAAACGAATTGGTCTCTCATATTATCGTCCAGATTAGTACCAAAATCACAATACTTGGATGCTTTCTTCAATTCTGCCATAAAATTAGCCACTGATTGTCCGTTACTTTGCCGACATTGACGGAATTTAAATCTTTCGGCGACTACCGACGGTTTCGGTTGTAAATAATTAGCCATTACTTTAACCACTTCGTCGTACTTGCAATCACACGGTTTTTTCGGGCTGCATAAGTTGACCATCAGCTCGTACGCGGAGTCCCCTATACAGCTGATCAGCGTCGGCAGCTTCTTGGTGTCTTCCACATTGTTCACCAAAAAGTACATATCCAACCGATCACAATAAGTTTGCCAATTTCCACCATCCATCTCGAAGCACGCGACTTTTCCCACAGTTTTAGCCATCTTCCTCGcaaaaacactttttatttCCCTCGTCAGCCAATGTTAAATTTGGGAATGGTGTCTAAAGGAAACGCCCGTTTGGTTGACAGATTTATTCCAACTGACCATCGCA
Coding sequences:
- the LOC134652374 gene encoding uncharacterized protein LOC134652374, which produces MAKTVGKVACFEMDGGNWQTYCDRLDMYFLVNNVEDTKKLPTLISCIGDSAYELMVNLCSPKKPCDCKYDEVVKVMANYLQPKPSVVAERFKFRQCRQSNGQSVANFMAELKKASKYCDFGTNLDDNMRDQFVCGVSSDFVRQRLFAEEKLTYNKAVTIATTLEAAERDSHAIGDKDNYSERNDVKTVHKIQPVSAGRGLCESCGDPHHRQTECKFSQYVCDVCKIKGHLRRMCPQVMRGSSFGSPFGANRRGNGGRGPANRGRSWRGGWSGRGGGARSGLHWVQGRDAEADQEDFMEGERGRDGEAIMNLMSLNQYKPA